Proteins encoded together in one Streptomyces umbrinus window:
- a CDS encoding DUF397 domain-containing protein: MSEQLTWFKSSHSDAEGDNCVSVALTPTTTHIRDTKLAADSPELNVRAPAWSAFISAVQPGA; the protein is encoded by the coding sequence ATGAGCGAGCAGCTGACGTGGTTCAAGTCCAGCCACAGCGACGCCGAGGGTGACAACTGCGTGTCAGTCGCCCTCACCCCCACCACCACCCACATACGTGACACCAAACTGGCTGCCGACAGCCCCGAGTTGAACGTACGGGCCCCCGCCTGGTCCGCCTTCATCTCCGCAGTTCAGC